The proteins below are encoded in one region of Thermosulfurimonas marina:
- a CDS encoding response regulator — MAKPPLIYLALSDSVAERVEEELQPLKARMVRVSDGEELIRLCREVPPEVVILEKEIPKLDGYAAVLLLKSSPRTAKIPVVGVCKCLSSEEFEKARDAGCDDYVCYPFNKGELKEVVEKILRG, encoded by the coding sequence ATGGCTAAACCCCCTCTCATATATCTGGCCCTTTCCGATTCCGTGGCCGAGCGGGTAGAAGAGGAGTTGCAACCCTTAAAGGCCCGGATGGTAAGAGTTTCCGATGGAGAAGAGCTAATTCGTCTCTGCCGGGAGGTCCCTCCAGAGGTGGTCATTCTAGAGAAGGAAATTCCCAAGCTCGATGGATATGCCGCGGTTCTTCTTCTCAAGAGTAGTCCCCGAACAGCCAAGATTCCGGTAGTGGGAGTATGCAAGTGTCTTTCTTCAGAGGAGTTCGAAAAGGCCCGGGATGCTGGCTGCGACGATTATGTGTGTTATCCTTTTAATAAAGGGGAGTTGAAAGAAGTGGTAGAAAAAATTTTGAGAGGGTAG